One window from the genome of Phycisphaerales bacterium encodes:
- a CDS encoding TerC family protein, which yields MFELSPIFWLWSGFVVFILAMLAIDLFVLNREAHVIRVKEAMVWTCVCIALALIFNLAVYFIYKHNWLGIADQFLATHKPEAGLTDVVASGHKIGMKAAGEFLVGWLIEYSLSLDNIFVIAVIFAHFRVPLQYQHRVLFWGILGALILRAIMILAGAALISRFEWIMYLFGAFLIFTAIKLLGSDEEPDIEKNLVLRWGRKLMPITKGYHEQKFFVVEAGRKMATPLFLVLLVVEATDVVFAVDSIPAIFGITRDPFLVFTSNVFAILGLRSLYFALSALIRKFEYLNYSLAAILAFVGVKMIIEQHPPAWANNIIGDLTGYHWTNVHVPIPVSLGFIVLSLTAGVVLSLRAAKAHPEGPPPTPPAPEVVDEPQPKIPQ from the coding sequence GTGTTCGAACTCTCACCGATTTTCTGGCTCTGGTCGGGTTTCGTCGTCTTCATCCTGGCGATGCTCGCCATTGACCTGTTCGTCCTCAACCGCGAGGCCCACGTCATCCGCGTGAAGGAGGCGATGGTCTGGACGTGCGTCTGCATCGCCCTCGCCCTCATCTTCAACCTCGCCGTGTACTTCATCTACAAGCACAACTGGCTGGGCATCGCCGACCAGTTCCTGGCGACGCACAAACCGGAAGCCGGCCTGACCGATGTGGTGGCGTCGGGCCACAAGATCGGCATGAAGGCCGCGGGCGAGTTCCTGGTGGGCTGGCTGATCGAGTACTCGCTTTCGCTGGACAACATCTTCGTGATCGCGGTCATCTTCGCCCACTTCCGCGTGCCGCTGCAGTATCAGCACCGCGTGCTCTTCTGGGGCATCCTGGGCGCCCTCATCCTCCGCGCCATCATGATCCTCGCGGGCGCCGCCCTCATCTCCCGCTTCGAGTGGATCATGTACCTCTTCGGCGCCTTCCTCATCTTCACGGCCATCAAGCTGCTGGGCAGCGATGAAGAGCCCGACATCGAGAAAAACCTGGTCCTCCGCTGGGGCCGCAAGCTCATGCCCATCACTAAGGGCTACCACGAGCAGAAGTTCTTCGTGGTGGAGGCGGGCCGCAAAATGGCGACGCCGCTGTTCCTGGTGCTGCTGGTGGTCGAGGCCACGGACGTCGTGTTCGCGGTGGACTCAATCCCCGCGATCTTCGGCATCACCCGTGACCCCTTCCTGGTCTTCACGAGCAACGTGTTCGCCATCCTGGGCCTGCGCTCGCTCTACTTCGCCCTCTCCGCCCTCATCCGCAAGTTCGAGTACCTCAACTACTCCCTCGCGGCCATCCTCGCCTTCGTCGGCGTCAAGATGATCATCGAGCAGCACCCGCCCGCGTGGGCCAACAACATCATCGGCGACCTCACCGGCTACCACTGGACCAACGTCCACGTGCCCATCCCCGTCTCGCTCGGCTTCATCGTGCTCAGCCTCACCGCGGGCGTGGTCCTGTCGCTCCGGGCCGCCAAGGCCCATCCCGAAGGCCCGCCGCCTACGCCACCCGCCCCCGAGGTGGTCGACGAACCCCAACCCAAGATCCCGCAGTAA
- a CDS encoding PGPGW domain-containing protein, whose translation MTNEHLEILAWFGIGVLVTIGLLAIASALKLNRLTTEQATRFVNVGLRHIKRFIILVVGVTVILAGIVMLIGPGPGLVVIPIGLAVLATEFLWARRLLKQYKNYAVNLKQQADNNEVSRPRPLLAAFVILATIAAVLALIFLRELPWKPVMAVAGPIFGAEVFWCVLMFQRWRRLRTPASARPTPLLPPSHQPPAERC comes from the coding sequence TTGACCAACGAGCATCTTGAAATCCTGGCCTGGTTCGGCATCGGCGTGCTGGTCACCATCGGCCTGCTCGCCATCGCCTCGGCCCTCAAGCTCAACCGCCTCACCACCGAGCAGGCCACCCGCTTCGTCAACGTCGGCCTGCGGCACATCAAGCGCTTCATCATCCTTGTAGTCGGCGTGACGGTGATCCTCGCCGGCATCGTCATGCTCATCGGGCCCGGCCCCGGCCTGGTGGTGATCCCCATCGGCCTGGCCGTGCTCGCGACCGAGTTCCTCTGGGCCCGCCGCCTCCTCAAGCAGTACAAGAACTACGCCGTCAACCTCAAGCAGCAGGCCGACAACAACGAGGTCTCACGCCCAAGGCCCCTCCTCGCGGCCTTCGTCATCCTCGCCACCATCGCCGCCGTCCTGGCCCTCATCTTCCTCCGCGAGCTCCCCTGGAAGCCGGTCATGGCCGTAGCAGGCCCCATCTTCGGTGCCGAGGTCTTCTGGTGCGTCCTTATGTTTCAGCGCTGGCGCCGCCTGCGCACGCCCGCCTCAGCGCGACCCACCCCACTCCTCCCACCTTCACACCAGCCGCCCGCAGAACGGTGCTGA